A region from the Corticium candelabrum chromosome 14, ooCorCand1.1, whole genome shotgun sequence genome encodes:
- the LOC134190303 gene encoding uncharacterized protein LOC134190303, translated as MSLRPTSRVVTPQSNRSTAHVSRQSAGGASSAVIAAAAAVCVGVVVLVTVLVVAVAWHYRPPPSPTDESGQRLGGESDDGISDKIVCMENLTPQIMEGLAITMQAKDYPMSLRLIAGQVGVDGEKLESRISTNNEPARFILQELRSYRPRYSLADLCYAFLASHRPECARKLYTLVIQDGRSFSLPDWITDDAYPDIRDVGQIFSEATLTSDRVTLISDRVGNRCNHTQSCVRESGQFEGINSNTTRCDARERCESLRPSTPPPCILADEGNTE; from the exons ATGTCGTTGAGGCCAACTAGTAGAGTGGTCACCCCACAGAGCAACAGGAGTACTGCACATGTGTCTAGACAGAGTGCTGGTGGTGCATCGAGTGCCGtgattgctgctgctgctgctgtttgcGTTGGTGTTGTGGTGCTTGTCACTGTGTTGGTTGTGGCTGTGGCTTGGCACTACCGTCCACCACCTTCTCCTACAGATGAAAGTGGGCAGCGTCTCGGCGGAGAGTCTGATGATGGGATAAGTGACAAAA TTGTGTGTATGGAAAATCTTACGCCGCAAATAATGGAAGGTCTGGCAATAACGATGCAGGCGAAAGACTATCCCATGAGTTTGAGGTTGATCGCAGGACAAGTCGGCGTAGACGGTGAGAAACTGGAGAGTCGCATCAGCACGAACAACGAGCCGGCTCGCTTCATCTTGCAAGAACTACGTAGCTATCGTCCTAGATACTCTCTAGCAGATCTGTGCTATGCATTCTTGGCGAGCCATCGTCCCGAATGTGCACGCAAACTCTACACGCTCGTGATACAAGATGGACGAAGTTTTTCTCTCCCCGACTGGATTACTGACGACGCCTATCCAGATATCAGAGATGTCGGCCAGATATTTTCAGAGGCAACATTGACTTCTGATCGTGTTACATTGATTTCTGATCGTGTTGGCAATCGCTGCAATCATACTCAATCGTGTGTTCGCGAGTCCGGACAATTTGAGGGGATCAACTCGAACACGACGCGTTGCGATGCCCGTGAGCGTTGTGAAAGTTTACGTCCGTCGACTCCACCCCCGTGCATTTTGGCAGACGAAGGTAATACGGAGTGA